A part of Vulpes vulpes isolate BD-2025 chromosome 15, VulVul3, whole genome shotgun sequence genomic DNA contains:
- the LOC112917505 gene encoding olfactory receptor 6C65-like, with translation MYNDVCMTLWKEMPMEMENGTAVQEFTLEGFPDIQHLGKFLFLVHLLTYLASIAGNAVIVTIICANSRLQTPMYFFLSIFSFGECCFINTVIPKLLVIFLLGKQNISFPACFIQAFFFFFLGAAGFFLIAVMSLDRYVAICKPLHYSTIMNQKTCSFLVTTCFTLAFTLITGLVVKVSQLSFCGPHVIPHFFCDIGPLIHLSCSDTKPTEMLAFVLALFILLTSLIITIIAYSNIIVTIVQLPSARERQKAFSTCSSHLIVLSLMYGSCVFIYVKLKQTNRMDSNREAALVNTVVTPLLNPVIYTLRNKQVHQALRETMCRMKMSR, from the coding sequence atgtataatgatgTATGTATGACGCTGTGGAAAGAGATGCCCATGGAAATGGAGAATGGGACAGCTGTCCAGGAATTCACCTTGGAAGGGTTCCCTGACATCCAGCACCTGGGAAAGTTTCTCTTCCTGGTGCACCTGCTGACATACCTGGCATCCATTGCAGGCAATGCTGTCATAGTCACCATCATCTGTGCTAATTCCCGGCTCCAGACACCTATGTACTTTTTCCTCAGCATTTTCTCCTTTGGGGAGTGTTGTTTCATAAATACTGTTATTCCTAAGTTgttagtcatttttcttttaggcAAGCAAAACATTTCCTTTCCTGCCTGTTTCATacaagcctttttctttttctttctgggagCAGCAGGTTTCTTTCTCATAGCAGTGATGTCTCTGGATCGGTATGTGGCCATTTGCAAGCCCCTGCATTACTCGACCATCATGAACCAGAAGACTTGCTCCTTCCTGGTCACTACCTGCTTCACTTTGGCCTTCACTCTCATCACTGGTTTGGTAGTGAAGGTTTCCCAGTTATCCTTCTGTGGCCCCCATGTCATCCCCCACTTTTTCTGTGACATTGGCCCCCTGATTCATCTTTCCTGTTCTGACACTAAACCTACTGAAATGTTGGCTTTTGTCCTCGCTTTGTTTATCCTTTTGACATCCCTTATCATAACCATCATTGCCTACAGCAACATAATAGTCACAATTGTACAACTCCCATCAGCTAGGGAACGACAGAAAGCTTTCTCCACCTGCTCCTCTCACCTCATAGTCCTCTCTCTGATGTATGGCAGCTGTGTCTTTATATATGTGAaactaaagcaaacaaacaggaTGGACTCCAACAGGGAGGCTGCCCTTGTGAACACAGTGGTGACCCCGCTGCTCAACCCTGTCATTTACACTCTGCGGAACAAGCAGGTCCACCAGGCTCTGAGAGAGACAATGTGCAGAATGAAAATGTCAAGATGA